A part of Candidatus Zixiibacteriota bacterium genomic DNA contains:
- a CDS encoding methyltransferase domain-containing protein, producing the protein MQIMKWWETYFDENYLKLYSHTEKNAPFEVEGIIKLLGIKPAAEILDLGCGFGRHSIVLASKGFNVTGLDLSESVLQQARRKADMLKINLELVKQDMRDIPHFNKFDAVINLFTAFGIFDTEAEDLLVLQGVAKALKPGGQFLIDTINRDYVVHTKHYQSWDIDNGSIILEERLFDFFRSRLEITHQLVDNNCLNRKLESSFRLYTLTEMLDMFSQTGLTLTNVYGNFDGSQYTGESPRMILVARREP; encoded by the coding sequence ATGCAAATCATGAAATGGTGGGAAACATATTTCGATGAGAATTACCTCAAGCTGTATTCTCATACCGAGAAAAACGCTCCCTTTGAGGTTGAAGGAATCATTAAGCTGCTGGGAATCAAACCGGCGGCAGAGATTTTGGATCTCGGCTGCGGTTTTGGCAGACATTCCATAGTGCTGGCAAGCAAGGGATTTAATGTTACCGGACTCGATCTCTCCGAAAGCGTCCTTCAGCAAGCCCGTCGAAAAGCCGATATGCTGAAAATTAATCTTGAACTTGTCAAACAGGATATGAGAGACATTCCGCACTTTAATAAATTTGATGCCGTCATCAATCTTTTTACTGCTTTCGGTATTTTTGATACTGAAGCCGAAGACTTGCTAGTGCTGCAGGGCGTAGCAAAGGCTTTAAAACCGGGCGGTCAGTTTTTGATTGATACTATTAATCGCGATTATGTTGTTCATACTAAACATTATCAAAGCTGGGATATTGATAACGGTTCGATTATACTTGAGGAGAGATTATTCGACTTTTTTAGGTCCCGCTTGGAAATTACTCATCAACTTGTCGATAATAACTGCTTAAACAGAAAGCTTGAATCATCTTTCAGACTATATACTCTTACAGAAATGCTTGATATGTTCAGTCAAACAGGTTTGACGTTGACTAACGTTTACGGCAATTTCGATGGTTCGCAATATACGGGAGAATCACCGCGAATGATACTGGTGGCTCGTCGGGAGCCTTAA
- the speB gene encoding agmatinase, translating into MYDSVPLNFLALPDELSEYKQAKSVILPIPYDLTLSYESGARYGPQAIINASRQLETYDEELDCNPSEIGIATMPEIEQVVSGPAEMQEIIYSACNSLLKDNKFVLSLGGEHSITAALVKAHKEKYADLSVIQIDAHTDLRDSYQGSKYSHACVMSRVAEIAPFISIGVRSFSGAENEKKYKANLIKPSQVKNNPDYFKKIIAELSENVYISVDLDGFDPSIMPAVGTPEPGGLNWDDMMMIIDDITSMKIIVGADIVELSPKSELTYADFTAAKLAYKIIGFSFCRCKS; encoded by the coding sequence ATGTACGATTCTGTACCGCTTAATTTTCTGGCTCTGCCAGACGAGCTTTCCGAATACAAACAAGCAAAGTCTGTAATACTGCCTATCCCTTATGATTTGACTCTTTCGTATGAAAGCGGAGCGCGTTATGGCCCCCAGGCAATTATAAACGCCAGCCGTCAGCTTGAAACATACGATGAAGAACTCGACTGTAATCCATCGGAAATAGGCATCGCCACTATGCCGGAAATAGAGCAGGTTGTATCGGGTCCGGCAGAGATGCAAGAAATTATCTATTCAGCCTGTAATAGTCTTCTTAAAGATAACAAATTTGTATTGTCTCTTGGCGGCGAACATTCTATAACTGCCGCATTAGTTAAGGCGCATAAAGAGAAATACGCTGATTTATCGGTTATCCAGATTGATGCCCATACCGATCTTCGCGATTCATATCAGGGAAGTAAATATTCGCATGCCTGCGTGATGTCGCGGGTTGCCGAAATCGCGCCGTTTATATCGATTGGGGTAAGAAGTTTTAGCGGCGCAGAGAATGAGAAAAAATACAAAGCTAATCTTATTAAACCGTCGCAGGTTAAAAATAATCCGGATTATTTTAAAAAAATCATAGCGGAACTAAGCGAAAATGTTTATATCTCAGTAGATCTTGATGGATTTGACCCATCGATTATGCCCGCTGTCGGCACACCCGAACCGGGCGGATTAAACTGGGATGATATGATGATGATTATCGATGATATTACATCAATGAAAATAATTGTTGGCGCTGATATAGTCGAACTTTCCCCGAAATCAGAGCTAACATATGCTGATTTTACAGCCGCCAAGCTGGCTTATAAAATTATTGGCTTTAGTTTTTGTAGATGCAAATCATGA
- a CDS encoding class I SAM-dependent methyltransferase, with the protein MKNQNYTDFAKYYDMLGWNKFSHVCAERLHNFIRFRGVGNESVLDLACGTGELEYKLRNTNLKFTGVDLSMSMLTQARRKINGVKFIHGDITSVRLKQKYDIAVCFFDSVNHLSGITAVRKLFKTARVHLRKGGFFIFDMLTPDGLSEWESVDIRRKPDHTVIVNGFYDSDKITAEINIEGFIKSGRNTYNRFIQNLIERSYNFDTVAESLEKAGFDNISVSAFNPDEHIKHTSRWFFTAG; encoded by the coding sequence ATGAAAAACCAAAACTACACCGATTTCGCTAAATACTATGATATGCTGGGCTGGAATAAATTTTCCCACGTTTGCGCCGAGCGGCTGCATAATTTCATTCGTTTTCGAGGTGTCGGCAATGAATCGGTTCTCGATTTAGCCTGCGGTACCGGTGAACTCGAATACAAACTCAGAAACACAAACCTTAAATTCACGGGCGTTGATTTATCAATGTCTATGCTGACCCAAGCCCGCCGTAAAATCAATGGCGTTAAATTTATTCATGGCGACATAACCAGTGTCAGATTAAAACAAAAATATGATATCGCAGTTTGCTTCTTTGATAGCGTTAACCATCTAAGCGGCATTACTGCTGTTAGAAAATTATTTAAAACTGCCCGGGTGCACCTTCGCAAGGGCGGGTTTTTTATATTTGATATGCTTACTCCCGATGGATTATCCGAATGGGAATCAGTAGATATCAGGAGGAAACCGGACCATACGGTTATAGTCAACGGTTTTTATGATTCTGATAAAATCACGGCTGAAATCAATATCGAGGGGTTTATTAAATCCGGCAGGAATACATATAACCGCTTTATACAGAATTTAATCGAGCGATCCTATAATTTCGATACGGTTGCCGAGTCGTTAGAGAAAGCGGGCTTTGATAATATTTCAGTATCAGCGTTTAATCCCGATGAACATATAAAACACACATCCCGCTGGTTTTTTACAGCAGGCTAA
- a CDS encoding arginine decarboxylase, pyruvoyl-dependent, with the protein MMIPGKLFLTKGVGIDKEKLSSFELALRNAGIAGVNLVHVSSIFPPHCKLISKSQGLKQLQPGQIIYCVMSRNETNEPNRLISASVGLAIPHDRSQYGYLSEHEAFGQTERISGDYAEDLAASMLASTLGIEFDVDKSYDEKKEIYKISGKIIHTTNITQSARGNKNGLWTTVVAGAILLCE; encoded by the coding sequence ATTATGATCCCGGGAAAATTATTTTTAACTAAAGGTGTCGGCATCGATAAAGAGAAGCTGTCGTCTTTTGAGCTGGCGTTGAGAAACGCAGGAATCGCCGGCGTTAACTTGGTTCATGTTTCCTCGATATTTCCGCCTCACTGCAAACTGATTTCTAAATCCCAGGGGCTTAAACAGCTTCAACCGGGACAGATAATTTATTGCGTGATGAGCCGCAATGAAACCAATGAGCCGAATCGTTTAATTTCAGCATCTGTGGGATTGGCTATTCCTCATGACCGTTCGCAATACGGCTACTTATCCGAACATGAGGCATTCGGGCAAACAGAGCGAATATCAGGCGACTATGCCGAGGATTTAGCGGCGAGTATGCTTGCCTCCACTTTGGGCATCGAATTTGATGTTGATAAATCGTATGATGAAAAGAAAGAGATATATAAAATATCAGGCAAGATAATTCATACTACCAACATCACCCAATCGGCGCGGGGCAATAAAAACGGTCTTTGGACTACAGTAGTCGCCGGAGCCATATTATTATGTGAATGA
- a CDS encoding DUF3393 domain-containing protein translates to MKSRQIIQRMSIFLILTGLVILISSTMNASKAQQTYENFVEQDQKAYADFEREEAEKFAKYVVDVEKKWNEFKNSTRKDWYEYSHDLNTLSRVDFVEGVITIETIVEKDVDDVMALAKVNIAQQIEGLFHPDSLTCDVILEGQVEFSSPPIIDSTNAAVFIDEKVLPNAKIEEETIKSEDGQERVKVTVSIKMVPNHLQLRAKKYLPTVRKYCQEYNLDVPLVLAIMQTESHFNPRAKSPVPAFGLMQLVPRSGAREAYRFAHNEDKIVRPNYLYDPDNNIHLGCAYLAKMRDNEFKNVNNEDKIRYCIVASYNTGPGNLSKAIVGARVIKPAVKKINEMDSNQLFEKLKTNLPYQETRDYIVKVEECRINYLEWQ, encoded by the coding sequence ATGAAAAGCAGGCAAATTATTCAACGTATGAGTATCTTTTTAATACTAACAGGGTTGGTTATTTTAATCAGTTCTACTATGAACGCATCAAAAGCCCAGCAAACCTACGAGAATTTTGTTGAACAGGACCAAAAAGCTTATGCGGATTTCGAACGTGAAGAGGCAGAGAAATTTGCCAAATATGTGGTTGATGTAGAGAAAAAATGGAACGAGTTCAAAAATTCGACTCGCAAAGACTGGTATGAATACAGCCATGACCTTAATACATTAAGCCGCGTGGACTTTGTAGAAGGGGTTATCACGATTGAAACGATAGTTGAAAAAGATGTTGACGATGTTATGGCTTTAGCCAAAGTAAATATCGCTCAGCAAATAGAGGGGCTTTTCCATCCTGATTCTCTTACATGCGATGTCATTCTTGAGGGACAGGTTGAGTTTAGTTCGCCGCCAATAATTGACAGCACTAATGCGGCTGTTTTCATCGATGAGAAAGTATTGCCGAATGCGAAAATCGAGGAAGAAACAATTAAATCGGAAGATGGCCAAGAACGGGTAAAAGTTACGGTTAGTATAAAAATGGTTCCGAATCATCTTCAGCTGCGGGCTAAAAAGTATCTTCCCACAGTAAGAAAGTATTGTCAGGAGTATAATCTGGATGTTCCTCTGGTATTAGCTATTATGCAAACCGAATCGCATTTCAATCCACGGGCTAAATCGCCAGTACCTGCCTTTGGCTTAATGCAGCTTGTGCCCAGATCCGGGGCTCGGGAAGCCTACAGATTTGCCCATAACGAGGATAAGATAGTCCGGCCAAATTATTTGTATGATCCCGACAATAATATCCATCTCGGCTGCGCCTACTTGGCAAAAATGCGGGATAATGAATTCAAAAATGTAAATAATGAAGATAAAATTCGTTATTGCATTGTCGCCTCATACAATACAGGCCCGGGCAATTTAAGCAAGGCAATTGTAGGCGCCAGGGTAATAAAACCTGCAGTCAAGAAAATTAATGAAATGGATTCAAATCAGCTATTTGAGAAACTTAAAACAAATCTGCCATACCAAGAAACCCGCGATTATATTGTTAAAGTGGAAGAATGCCGCATTAATTATCTTGAATGGCAATAA